The following are encoded in a window of Variovorax paradoxus genomic DNA:
- a CDS encoding MerR family transcriptional regulator, which produces MEKALPPIPVKRYFTIGEVGELCGVKPHVLRYWEQEFTQLRPMKRRGNRRYYQHHEVLMIRRIRDLLYDQGFTISGARNKLQELTQGERDRRKAGEVPLEGLEAIEIGQEEFDAAVQDEPGAAATTQTVDLSQLLHLRRELFEIRELLTVGH; this is translated from the coding sequence ATGGAGAAAGCGCTCCCGCCGATTCCAGTCAAACGCTACTTCACCATCGGTGAGGTCGGCGAGCTTTGCGGTGTGAAGCCGCACGTGCTGCGCTATTGGGAGCAGGAGTTCACGCAGCTCCGCCCGATGAAGCGGCGCGGCAATCGTCGCTACTACCAGCACCATGAAGTGCTGATGATCCGCCGCATCCGCGACCTGCTCTACGACCAAGGCTTCACCATCAGCGGTGCGCGCAACAAGCTGCAGGAGCTCACGCAGGGCGAGCGCGATCGCCGCAAGGCAGGCGAAGTGCCGCTCGAAGGCCTGGAGGCCATCGAGATCGGCCAAGAGGAATTCGACGCTGCCGTGCAGGACGAGCCCGGGGCTGCAGCGACCACGCAGACCGTCGACCTGTCGCAGTTGTTGCACCTTCGCCGCGAGCTTTTTGAAATTCGTGAGCTGCTGACTGTCGGACACTGA
- the rplT gene encoding 50S ribosomal protein L20: MPRVKRGVTARARHKKVLALAKGFRGRRGNVFRVAKQAVMKAGQYAYRDRRTKKRVFRQLWIARINAASRELGLTYSQFANGIRKAGIEIDRKMLADIAVHDKAAFAGIVEQVKAKLAA, translated from the coding sequence ATGCCTCGCGTCAAACGTGGTGTAACGGCTCGCGCCCGCCACAAAAAAGTTCTCGCACTCGCCAAGGGTTTTCGCGGTCGCCGCGGTAATGTCTTCCGCGTCGCCAAACAGGCGGTGATGAAGGCTGGGCAATACGCCTACCGTGACCGTCGTACCAAGAAGCGCGTGTTCCGTCAGCTGTGGATTGCGCGTATCAACGCCGCCTCGCGTGAACTGGGCCTGACCTACAGCCAGTTCGCCAACGGCATCCGCAAGGCGGGTATCGAGATCGACCGCAAGATGCTTGCGGACATCGCCGTGCACGACAAGGCCGCTTTTGCCGGCATCGTGGAGCAGGTCAAGGCCAAGCTGGCTGCTTGA
- the pheT gene encoding phenylalanine--tRNA ligase subunit beta: protein MQFPESWLREFCNPPLDSAALAETLTMGGFEVEERRPVAPPFTRIVVGEIKEAEQHPNADRLRVCQVDVGQGALLNIVCGAPNARVGIKVPCALVGAELPPGEDGKPFLIKLGKLRGVESEGMLCSARELGLSEDHGGLLELDADAPLGADVRDVLKLDDALLTLKLTPNLAHGLSVYGVARELAALTGAPLKTPAMVPVATSFADVLPVKVEAPDLCGRFSGRIVRGVNTKVATPPWMVERLARCGQRSVTPLVDISNYMMFEYGQPSHIFDLDKIHGGLTVRWGKAGEQLKLLNGTTITVDEKVGVIADDREVESLAGIMGGDATSVSDDTRNIYVEAAFWWPEAVQGRSRRFNFSTDAGHRYERGVDPSRTVQIIERITQLIVEICGGEAGQMDDQTLRLPEAAPVTLRVARAARVIGMPLTQAQCADALNRLGFALTEGEGTLTVTPPPHRFDLLIEEDLIEEVARLIGFNNLPTTAPLAPITARVRPEAQRSRFAVRRSIAALGYQETINFSFVEAHWEQDLAGNANPVKLLNPIASQMSVMRSSLLGSLLQVLKFNLDRKAPRVRVFELGRVFLRDDTVVTTDSTVRGVNQPMRVAGLAWGDAEASRWDGKPQRADFYDVKGDVEALLAPRVPTFEAAEHPALHPGRSARVLLDGQAVGFIGELHPRWRQKWDFTQAPVLFELDLDAVTARAVPVAQPVPKLQAVERDIAVVVAEAVSHDALMQAIRAGASASGLLRDATLFDIYRPQPLREGAVAAPGALAPGEKSMAVRLTFQSDVATLTDEQVEPAVRAIVEQLGATLGGRLRG, encoded by the coding sequence ATGCAATTCCCGGAATCCTGGCTGCGCGAGTTCTGCAACCCGCCCCTCGACAGCGCCGCACTGGCCGAAACGCTCACCATGGGCGGCTTCGAGGTTGAAGAGCGCCGTCCGGTGGCGCCGCCTTTCACGCGCATCGTGGTCGGCGAAATCAAGGAAGCCGAGCAGCACCCGAATGCCGACCGCTTGCGCGTGTGTCAGGTCGACGTGGGGCAGGGCGCCTTGCTGAACATCGTGTGCGGCGCGCCGAATGCGCGCGTCGGCATCAAGGTGCCGTGCGCCCTCGTCGGCGCCGAACTGCCGCCGGGTGAAGACGGCAAGCCTTTCCTCATCAAGCTGGGCAAGCTGCGCGGTGTCGAGAGCGAGGGCATGTTGTGCTCGGCGCGTGAACTCGGCCTGAGCGAAGACCACGGCGGCCTGCTCGAACTCGACGCCGATGCACCCCTCGGCGCCGACGTGCGCGACGTGCTCAAGCTCGACGACGCACTGCTCACCCTCAAGCTCACGCCCAACCTGGCGCACGGCCTCAGTGTGTACGGCGTGGCGCGCGAACTCGCAGCGCTCACCGGCGCACCGCTGAAGACGCCGGCCATGGTGCCCGTGGCCACGTCGTTCGCCGACGTGCTGCCGGTCAAGGTCGAAGCGCCTGACCTGTGCGGTCGTTTCTCCGGTCGCATCGTGCGCGGCGTGAACACCAAGGTCGCCACGCCGCCCTGGATGGTCGAGCGCCTCGCGCGTTGCGGCCAGCGCAGCGTGACGCCGCTGGTCGACATCTCGAACTACATGATGTTCGAGTACGGCCAGCCCAGTCACATCTTCGACCTCGACAAGATCCATGGCGGCCTCACGGTGCGCTGGGGCAAGGCGGGCGAACAGCTCAAGCTGCTCAACGGCACGACGATCACCGTCGACGAGAAGGTCGGCGTCATCGCGGACGACCGCGAAGTCGAATCGCTCGCCGGCATCATGGGCGGCGACGCCACCTCGGTGTCCGACGACACGCGCAACATCTACGTCGAGGCCGCGTTCTGGTGGCCCGAGGCCGTGCAAGGCCGTTCGCGCCGCTTCAACTTCTCGACCGACGCCGGTCACCGCTACGAACGCGGTGTCGACCCGAGCCGCACGGTGCAGATCATCGAGCGGATCACGCAACTGATCGTCGAGATCTGCGGCGGCGAAGCCGGCCAGATGGACGACCAGACCTTGCGCCTGCCCGAAGCCGCGCCCGTCACGCTGCGCGTGGCCCGCGCTGCACGCGTCATCGGCATGCCGCTGACGCAGGCGCAATGCGCCGACGCGCTCAACCGCCTCGGCTTCGCCCTCACCGAAGGCGAAGGCACGTTGACCGTCACGCCGCCGCCGCACCGCTTCGACCTGCTGATCGAAGAAGACCTGATCGAAGAAGTGGCGCGCCTGATCGGCTTCAACAACCTGCCGACCACCGCACCGCTCGCGCCCATCACGGCCCGCGTGCGTCCCGAAGCACAGCGCAGCCGTTTCGCAGTGCGTCGCAGCATTGCAGCGCTGGGCTACCAGGAAACCATCAACTTCAGCTTCGTCGAAGCGCACTGGGAGCAGGACCTCGCGGGCAATGCCAACCCGGTCAAGCTGCTGAACCCCATCGCCAGCCAGATGAGCGTGATGCGCTCCTCGCTGCTCGGCTCGCTGCTGCAGGTGCTCAAGTTCAACCTCGACCGCAAGGCACCGCGCGTGCGCGTGTTCGAACTGGGCCGCGTGTTCCTGCGCGACGACACCGTCGTCACCACCGACAGCACCGTGCGCGGTGTGAACCAGCCCATGCGCGTGGCCGGCCTCGCCTGGGGCGATGCCGAGGCGTCGCGCTGGGACGGCAAGCCGCAACGCGCCGACTTCTACGACGTCAAGGGCGACGTCGAAGCGCTGCTCGCACCGCGCGTGCCGACCTTCGAGGCGGCCGAGCACCCGGCCCTGCACCCCGGCCGTTCGGCCCGTGTGCTGCTGGACGGCCAGGCCGTCGGCTTCATCGGCGAGCTGCACCCGCGCTGGCGCCAGAAGTGGGACTTCACCCAGGCGCCCGTGCTGTTTGAGCTGGACCTCGACGCCGTCACGGCGCGGGCCGTGCCCGTGGCGCAGCCGGTGCCCAAGCTCCAGGCTGTCGAGCGCGACATCGCGGTCGTCGTGGCCGAAGCGGTGTCGCACGATGCGCTGATGCAGGCCATCCGTGCGGGCGCATCCGCCTCGGGTCTGCTGCGCGATGCGACGCTGTTCGACATCTACCGTCCGCAGCCGTTGCGCGAAGGCGCCGTGGCGGCGCCGGGTGCGTTGGCACCGGGCGAGAAGAGCATGGCCGTGCGCCTGACCTTCCAGAGCGATGTCGCCACGCTGACGGACGAGCAGGTCGAACCTGCTGTCCGTGCAATCGTCGAACAACTGGGCGCCACCCTGGGCGGCCGCTTGAGGGGATGA
- the infC gene encoding translation initiation factor IF-3 encodes MLTIATAFRDRRHREERQHRLNREIMAPEVRLVGPENEPLGVMSLSEALRLAGEADVDLVEVVAAANPPVCRLIEYGKFKYHEQKKAAEAKSKQKVIEVKEIKFRPGTDDGDYNIKMRNIKRFLEEGDKCKITLRFRGREITHQELGLALLQRIRDELGDTIMVEQFPKLEGRQMIMMIAPGRKKVGSAAPKPAADAAPAAAPTATA; translated from the coding sequence ATTCTGACCATCGCTACTGCATTTCGCGACCGCCGCCACCGCGAGGAACGCCAACACCGCCTGAACCGGGAAATCATGGCCCCGGAAGTCCGCCTGGTCGGCCCGGAAAACGAGCCATTGGGTGTCATGAGCCTTTCCGAAGCCTTGCGCCTTGCGGGTGAGGCCGACGTGGATCTGGTGGAGGTCGTTGCTGCGGCCAATCCGCCCGTGTGCCGCCTGATCGAGTACGGAAAGTTCAAGTACCACGAGCAGAAGAAGGCAGCCGAGGCGAAGTCGAAGCAGAAGGTCATCGAGGTCAAGGAAATCAAGTTCCGGCCCGGTACCGACGATGGCGACTACAACATCAAGATGCGCAACATCAAGCGCTTTCTTGAAGAGGGCGACAAATGCAAGATCACGCTGCGCTTCCGCGGCCGCGAGATCACGCACCAGGAGCTCGGTCTGGCACTCTTGCAGCGCATTCGCGACGAACTGGGCGACACGATCATGGTCGAGCAGTTCCCGAAGCTGGAAGGCCGTCAGATGATCATGATGATCGCGCCGGGCCGCAAGAAGGTTGGCAGCGCGGCGCCGAAGCCGGCTGCAGACGCTGCGCCGGCAGCGGCGCCTACGGCAACCGCCTGA
- a CDS encoding AAA family ATPase, which translates to MTTNAAAPADETIKCAICGAKIHAVHMHLKSDHPTVTAEEYQAQYPGQPMLSQKAIDAIKKREAEKAAQAGTIATVSKHTPSAAKKVVFHDLFGLGKNAATLSASGKEIMVTQCAPLPEHESMIPEIDPNYVFNLDVLKTMMMGLEMRIPTYLWGHAGTGKTTIFEQIAAYTRRPLFRVQHTANMEEEHIVGGWRLRDGKTHFELGPLGMAMKYGWLYMADEYDFGRPEVTSVYQAVLEGKPLVIKEADPENRVIKPHPDFRIVATGNTNGQGDETGLYTGTNLQNSANYERFGVVQRMDYMSKELEERLVSQQGRIPMADAKKLVDFAKRIREEFDGGRLGNPISPRSLIYAAKIGVGKRDFKAGLDLAFINRLSSTDREAARQVAQRVFA; encoded by the coding sequence ATGACCACCAACGCAGCGGCCCCTGCCGACGAAACCATCAAGTGCGCGATCTGCGGTGCGAAGATCCATGCGGTGCACATGCACCTGAAGTCCGACCACCCCACCGTGACGGCTGAAGAGTACCAGGCGCAGTACCCGGGCCAGCCCATGCTGAGCCAGAAGGCAATCGACGCGATCAAGAAGCGCGAAGCGGAAAAGGCTGCCCAAGCTGGGACTATTGCAACAGTAAGCAAACACACACCTTCAGCTGCCAAGAAGGTTGTGTTTCATGACCTCTTCGGCCTGGGCAAGAACGCCGCCACGCTGAGCGCCAGCGGCAAGGAAATCATGGTCACGCAGTGCGCGCCGCTGCCAGAGCACGAGTCGATGATTCCTGAAATCGACCCGAACTACGTGTTCAATCTGGACGTGCTCAAGACCATGATGATGGGCTTGGAGATGCGCATTCCCACGTACCTCTGGGGCCACGCCGGCACCGGCAAGACCACCATCTTCGAGCAGATCGCCGCGTACACGAGGCGGCCACTGTTCCGTGTGCAGCACACCGCGAACATGGAAGAAGAGCACATCGTCGGCGGCTGGCGTCTTCGCGATGGGAAAACCCACTTCGAGCTTGGCCCGCTGGGGATGGCGATGAAGTACGGGTGGCTGTACATGGCCGACGAGTACGACTTCGGCCGCCCGGAAGTGACTTCGGTCTACCAGGCAGTGCTCGAGGGCAAGCCGCTGGTCATCAAGGAAGCCGACCCCGAGAACCGCGTCATCAAGCCGCACCCCGACTTCCGCATCGTCGCCACCGGCAACACGAACGGGCAGGGCGATGAAACCGGCCTGTACACGGGCACGAACCTGCAGAACAGCGCCAACTATGAGCGCTTCGGCGTGGTCCAGCGCATGGACTACATGTCCAAAGAACTCGAGGAGCGCCTCGTCTCGCAGCAGGGCCGCATCCCGATGGCCGACGCGAAGAAGCTGGTCGACTTCGCCAAGCGCATTCGCGAAGAGTTCGACGGCGGCCGCCTGGGCAACCCCATCTCGCCACGCTCGCTGATCTACGCCGCAAAGATCGGCGTGGGCAAGCGCGACTTCAAGGCAGGCCTCGACCTGGCCTTCATCAACCGTCTCTCCAGCACCGACCGTGAAGCAGCCCGTCAAGTGGCGCAGCGCGTCTTCGCCTGA
- a CDS encoding cobaltochelatase CobT-related protein has protein sequence MPGGSNEDAEATTKDPERDLSEIFEEKRDFDDAISEGLTKEAEHQFNSASYQIYSTEWDRIEPARESKIKENIEALDKGTEGTLGVMQKQLERAIAAKARKSWNPAQRRGRIAPGALFKSAVGDDRLFRQRFETQAKNTAFTLLVDNSGSMVYSDNLVVAARASYALSQVLERIKVTHEVLGFTTFESKEMERAMADDLTGTVTPDDYARDEAIYMPIFKGFGERLGTQVKARFASMIGYPDFCRCNIDGESIQIAAHRLKSQRAERHIMCVLSDGDPNCSPGGSSNVNQLRNHTREAVKKVQAAGIEVVGIGIRTTAVKSYYDKHIVLNNLAELPTVVMGQLTKMLLS, from the coding sequence GTGCCGGGTGGCTCGAACGAAGATGCTGAAGCCACCACGAAAGACCCCGAGCGCGACCTCAGCGAGATCTTCGAGGAGAAGCGTGACTTCGACGACGCCATCAGCGAAGGTCTGACCAAGGAAGCGGAGCACCAGTTCAACTCGGCCAGCTACCAGATCTACTCCACCGAGTGGGACCGGATCGAACCAGCTCGCGAGTCCAAGATCAAGGAGAACATTGAGGCGCTCGACAAGGGCACTGAAGGAACCTTGGGCGTGATGCAGAAGCAGCTGGAGCGTGCCATCGCAGCGAAGGCGCGCAAGAGCTGGAACCCCGCCCAGCGTCGCGGCCGGATCGCACCGGGTGCGCTGTTCAAGTCTGCCGTGGGCGATGACCGACTGTTCCGCCAGCGCTTCGAGACGCAGGCGAAGAACACCGCGTTCACGCTCCTGGTCGACAACTCCGGCTCGATGGTCTATTCGGACAACCTCGTCGTCGCTGCTCGAGCCTCGTATGCGCTGTCGCAAGTGCTTGAACGCATCAAGGTCACCCACGAAGTGCTCGGCTTCACGACGTTCGAGAGCAAGGAGATGGAGCGCGCGATGGCCGATGACCTGACGGGCACCGTCACGCCCGACGACTATGCCCGCGACGAGGCTATCTACATGCCCATCTTCAAGGGCTTCGGCGAGCGCCTGGGCACGCAGGTCAAGGCCCGCTTCGCGAGCATGATCGGCTACCCGGACTTCTGCCGCTGCAACATCGACGGGGAGAGCATCCAGATCGCTGCGCACCGCCTGAAGAGCCAGCGCGCTGAGCGCCACATCATGTGCGTGCTGAGCGACGGCGACCCGAACTGCTCGCCGGGCGGCAGCTCGAACGTCAACCAGCTGCGGAACCACACCCGCGAGGCCGTGAAAAAGGTGCAGGCCGCAGGCATCGAGGTCGTGGGCATCGGCATTCGCACCACCGCCGTCAAGAGCTACTACGACAAGCACATCGTCCTGAACAACCTGGCAGAACTGCCGACCGTTGTGATGGGTCAGCTGACCAAGATGTTGCTCTCCTGA
- a CDS encoding integration host factor subunit alpha, with translation MNAAEFTLEALETPALTKAHLADLLFEQIGLNKRESKDMVEAFFELVAGSLIEGTDVKISGFGNFQIRVKAPRPGRNPRTGEAIPIGERRVATFHASAKLKEQIQGSIEPQDGTSEVEWSLGAE, from the coding sequence ATGAACGCCGCCGAATTCACGCTCGAAGCCCTCGAAACGCCGGCGCTCACCAAGGCGCACCTGGCCGACCTCCTGTTCGAGCAGATCGGCCTGAACAAGCGTGAGTCGAAGGACATGGTGGAGGCGTTCTTCGAGCTCGTTGCCGGCAGCCTCATCGAAGGCACGGACGTGAAGATCTCGGGCTTCGGCAACTTCCAGATCCGCGTCAAGGCGCCGCGCCCGGGGCGCAACCCGCGCACCGGTGAAGCCATTCCGATCGGCGAGCGCCGCGTGGCGACCTTCCATGCGAGCGCGAAGCTCAAGGAGCAGATCCAGGGCAGCATCGAGCCGCAGGACGGCACTTCCGAAGTCGAGTGGAGCCTGGGCGCGGAATAG
- the pheS gene encoding phenylalanine--tRNA ligase subunit alpha: protein MNELDSLVDTARAAFAEAKTPAELENAKAQFLGKSGRITELMKGMAALSVEEKKSRGAAINVGKQAIEAALTDRRQQLADEELSLQLRAEALDVSLPGRHRAGGGLHPVSRTLERIEEIFSSMGFDVADGPEIESDWHSFTSLNNPPNHPARSMQDTFYVDLKGDDGIPYNLRPHTSPMQVRYAHQHTKKYAAEFAAAAADTTGTLKAPEIRVIAPGRTYRVDSDATHSPMFHQCEGLWLGENVSFKDLKVVFTDFCRTFFERDDLVLRFRPSFFPFTEPSAEIDIQFASGPLAGRWLEVAGSGQVHPNVVRNMGLDPERYIGFAFGMGPDRLTMLRYGVNDLRLFFDGDLRFLSQFQ from the coding sequence ATGAACGAGTTGGACTCCCTGGTCGACACCGCACGCGCCGCCTTCGCTGAAGCGAAAACGCCCGCAGAGCTCGAAAACGCCAAGGCCCAGTTCCTTGGCAAGTCGGGCCGCATCACCGAGCTGATGAAGGGCATGGCCGCGCTGAGTGTCGAAGAGAAGAAGTCCCGCGGCGCCGCGATCAACGTCGGCAAGCAGGCCATCGAGGCCGCACTGACCGACCGCCGCCAGCAACTCGCCGACGAAGAACTCTCGCTGCAATTGCGCGCCGAAGCGCTCGACGTGAGCCTGCCCGGCCGCCACCGCGCCGGCGGCGGACTGCACCCCGTGAGCCGCACGCTGGAGCGCATCGAAGAAATCTTCTCGAGCATGGGCTTCGACGTTGCCGACGGCCCCGAGATCGAGAGCGACTGGCACAGCTTCACCTCGCTGAACAACCCGCCGAACCACCCGGCGCGTTCGATGCAGGACACCTTCTACGTCGACCTCAAGGGCGACGACGGCATTCCTTACAACCTGCGTCCGCACACCAGCCCGATGCAGGTGCGCTATGCCCATCAGCACACCAAGAAGTACGCGGCCGAATTTGCCGCTGCTGCCGCCGACACCACCGGCACCTTGAAGGCGCCCGAGATCCGCGTGATCGCGCCGGGACGCACCTACCGCGTCGACAGTGACGCCACGCACTCGCCCATGTTCCACCAGTGCGAAGGCCTGTGGCTCGGCGAGAACGTGAGCTTCAAGGACCTGAAGGTCGTCTTCACCGACTTCTGCCGCACCTTCTTCGAGCGCGACGACCTCGTGCTGCGCTTCCGTCCGAGCTTCTTCCCGTTCACCGAGCCGAGCGCCGAGATCGACATCCAGTTCGCGAGCGGCCCGCTGGCCGGCCGCTGGCTTGAAGTCGCCGGTTCGGGCCAGGTGCACCCGAACGTCGTGCGCAACATGGGCCTGGACCCCGAGCGCTACATCGGCTTCGCCTTCGGCATGGGCCCCGACCGGCTCACCATGCTGCGCTACGGCGTGAACGACCTGCGCCTCTTCTTCGACGGCGACCTGCGTTTTCTCTCGCAGTTCCAGTAA
- the rpmI gene encoding 50S ribosomal protein L35, whose protein sequence is MPKMKTKSSAKKRFRVRPGGTVKRGQAFKRHILTKKTTKNKRHLRGAVAVHETNMVSVAAMLPGRGI, encoded by the coding sequence ATGCCCAAAATGAAGACCAAGAGCAGCGCGAAAAAACGTTTCCGCGTTCGTCCCGGTGGCACCGTCAAGCGCGGTCAAGCCTTCAAGCGTCACATCTTGACGAAGAAGACCACCAAGAACAAGCGTCACCTGCGTGGTGCAGTCGCAGTGCATGAGACCAACATGGTTTCTGTCGCCGCCATGCTGCCCGGCCGTGGCATTTAA